Proteins from one Anopheles nili chromosome 2, idAnoNiliSN_F5_01, whole genome shotgun sequence genomic window:
- the LOC128730384 gene encoding uncharacterized protein LOC128730384: MERKLLYAFRGWIAFVAFMDLGTAFRCYIERRSFLGDHSETQFIEGDYTISRILGIYCILKAVALVHCTLYIHYKPVVSMGGCSLAITMMLYITEALYFRSTTLNFYVIFPCILNSITLIGLLYIPRKLRLWEHRIASENDDENSQLLKQMGGFKKRRAHKNKTP, from the exons ATGGAGAGGAAATTACTATATGCATTTCGGGGTTGGATTGCATTTGTGGCCTTCATGGACCTTGGTACGGCTTTTCGGTGCTACATTGAGCGCAGAAGTTTTTTGGGTGACCACTCAGAAACGCAGTTTATTGAAG GAGATTACACAATATCTAGGATATTGGGTATCTACTGCATACTGAAGGCAGTTGCCTTGGTTCACTGTACGTTGTACATACACTACAAACC GGTTGTCAGCATGGGTGGTTGCTCACTTGCTATAACGATGATGCTCTATATTACCGAGGCCTTGTACTTCCGCTCAACGACTCTAAACTTTTACGTTATTTTTCCATGCATTCTAAACT CAATAACACTTATTGGGTTATTATATATTCCACGAAAACTACGACTCTGGGAGCATCGTATTGCCTCAGAAAACGACGATGAAAACTCACAGCTACTAAAGCAGATGGGAGGATTCAAGAAACGGCGCGcccataaaaacaaaactccatGA
- the LOC128730517 gene encoding GATA zinc finger domain-containing protein 10 isoform X2, whose protein sequence is MKQNIAIALGIVLQIVTLAICQRVAPGVNPNHYQQQQQYQPPPPQYQQQVPQQQVPQQQQPQYHQQPVQQQHQQQQQQPQHQQQQFQQQQQQQHHGDHGQQQVLHTGNLQQEKQHIAEHMDVPIDTSKMSEQELQFHYFKMHDSDNNNKLDGCELIKSLIHWHDNKDEHHDSEKPSAGPAENHSDAQPYDDETLQSLVDPIMDMMDKDHDGFITYTEYRQHENTQTP, encoded by the exons atgaagcaaaacataGCGATAGCATTGGGCATAGTGCTCCAGATTGTAACATTAGCTATTTGTCAACGTGTTGCACCTGGCGTAAATCCAAACCATTAT caacaacaacagcagtatCAGCCTCCTCCGCCTCAGTATCAGCAACAAGTACCGCAGCAACAAGTtcctcaacagcagcaaccgcagtACCATCAACAACCTgtccaacagcagcaccaacaacagcagcagcaaccgcagcaccaacagcaacaattccagcagcagcagcaacagcagcaccatggTGATCATGGGCAGCAACAAGTCCTTCACACAGGCAATCTTCAACAAGAAAAACA ACATATTGCGGAACATATGGACGTTCCAATTGATACTAGTAAAATGAGCGAACAAGAGCTGCAGTTCCATTACTTCAAGATGCATGATTCGGATAACAATAATAAGTTAGATGGGTGTGAGCTGATTAAATCACTCATCCATTGGCATG ACAATAAGGATGAGCACCATGATAGCGAAAAACCATCCGCTGGGCCTGCAGAAAATCACAGTGATGCGCAGCCGTATGATGATGAAACATTGCAATCTTTGGTTGATCCCATCATGGACATGATGGACAAGGATCACGACGGATTTATCACATATACCGAGTATCGTCAACACGAAAATACGCAAACACCATGA
- the LOC128730517 gene encoding multiple coagulation factor deficiency protein 2 homolog isoform X3, with protein MKQNIAIALGIVLQIVTLAICQRVAPGVNPNHYQQQQQYQPPPPQYQQQVPQQQVPQQQQPQYHQQPVQQQHQQQQQQPQHQQQQFQQQQQQQHHGDHGQQQVLHTGNLQQEKQHIAEHMDVPIDTSKMSEQELQFHYFKMHDSDNNNKLDGCELIKSLIHWHEKDDSQSDHHHEPVPYTDEQLSGIVDAVMKNMDRNNDGVVDWPEYVLSSSRR; from the exons atgaagcaaaacataGCGATAGCATTGGGCATAGTGCTCCAGATTGTAACATTAGCTATTTGTCAACGTGTTGCACCTGGCGTAAATCCAAACCATTAT caacaacaacagcagtatCAGCCTCCTCCGCCTCAGTATCAGCAACAAGTACCGCAGCAACAAGTtcctcaacagcagcaaccgcagtACCATCAACAACCTgtccaacagcagcaccaacaacagcagcagcaaccgcagcaccaacagcaacaattccagcagcagcagcaacagcagcaccatggTGATCATGGGCAGCAACAAGTCCTTCACACAGGCAATCTTCAACAAGAAAAACA ACATATTGCGGAACATATGGACGTTCCAATTGATACTAGTAAAATGAGCGAACAAGAGCTGCAGTTCCATTACTTCAAGATGCATGATTCGGATAACAATAATAAGTTAGATGGGTGTGAGCTGATTAAATCACTCATCCATTGGCATG AGAAAGACGACTCCCAAAGTGATCATCATCACGAACCCGTTCCGTACACCGACGAGCAGCTATCGGGCATCGTTGATGCAGTAATGAAAAACATGGATCGAAACAATGACGGTGTTGTCGATTGGCCTGAATATGTGCTTTCGTCAAGCCGACGTTAA
- the LOC128730517 gene encoding probable serine/threonine-protein kinase fhkB isoform X1, giving the protein MKQNIAIALGIVLQIVTLAICQRVAPGVNPNHYQQQQQYQPPPPQYQQQVPQQQVPQQQQPQYHQQPVQQQHQQQQQQPQHQQQQFQQQQQQQHHGDHGQQQVLHTGNLQQEKQHIAEHMDVPIDTSKMSEQELQFHYFKMHDSDNNNKLDGCELIKSLIHWHDDKTGDYENQTTVPPRPEYTDDQLEDIVDSVMRMMDTNSDGFIDYTEYRNSGVEENRRDDFPEGR; this is encoded by the exons atgaagcaaaacataGCGATAGCATTGGGCATAGTGCTCCAGATTGTAACATTAGCTATTTGTCAACGTGTTGCACCTGGCGTAAATCCAAACCATTAT caacaacaacagcagtatCAGCCTCCTCCGCCTCAGTATCAGCAACAAGTACCGCAGCAACAAGTtcctcaacagcagcaaccgcagtACCATCAACAACCTgtccaacagcagcaccaacaacagcagcagcaaccgcagcaccaacagcaacaattccagcagcagcagcaacagcagcaccatggTGATCATGGGCAGCAACAAGTCCTTCACACAGGCAATCTTCAACAAGAAAAACA ACATATTGCGGAACATATGGACGTTCCAATTGATACTAGTAAAATGAGCGAACAAGAGCTGCAGTTCCATTACTTCAAGATGCATGATTCGGATAACAATAATAAGTTAGATGGGTGTGAGCTGATTAAATCACTCATCCATTGGCATG ATGATAAGACAGGAGATTATGAGAATCAAACAACGGTTCCTCCAAGACCAGAATACACGGACGATCAATTGGAAGATATTGTCGATTCGGTGATGCGGATGATGGATACAAACAGTGATGGCTTTATTGATTATACCGAGTATCGGAATTCCGGCGTTGAGGAAAACCGACGTGACGATTTTCCTGAAGGGCGATAA
- the LOC128720003 gene encoding sodium-independent sulfate anion transporter-like — MSKDESCSTVQSEMPRVSRLVVNQNDERIISYDYRESPPRGLGLWIRRRGRVLWSYSIVLKCLPILCWLPKYRWIDLMYDIIAGVTVALTAIPQSIAYGILSHLGPERGIYSNVLGCLAYTVFGSVKDVTIAPTSLTAIMVQDVVKELGYGTALLTFLAAIVTISFGALNLGVLVRFISIPVVMGFTSAACLTIGSAQIRTLLGIKTQGKRSDFVTSWTNVFTHLNEVRLPDCLLGGCSIVFLVLFRLTKNLGQGRWRYFFKFLCLLRNAIIVIIGAALAYCLTTDMDNPVFNLTGHVPAGLPSFQVPPFSYTNENGTEYSFGEMIGVMRLSIITIPLVTTLEIVSVAKAFSQGKVIDATQEMIALGMSNLLVSFCSPLPVAGSFTRSALNHNSGVRTTMSCAITAIVLMLALEFLTGALYYIPKATLGAVVVSAMLFMIDYEEIGNIWRTKKLDMIPFLATALACLFYELDYGILVGIGINGCFLLYLMSSPRLSAEEFQLSELRVLLVCIDQSLVFSSAEALRNWVLKQIDQRNHIDLVVINGENVHFADTTVAKNFVSIEQDLAVRHIRLMLWRFEANVAFSLLRLRKELFITMLRAELLLPEAVARWKHLHYLPSDISS, encoded by the exons atgtcaaaAGATGAAAGCTGCTCAACCGTACAGTCAGAAATGCCGCGAGTTTCCCGGTTGGTTGTGAATCAAAATGACG AGCGTATTATCAGCTATGACTATCGAGAATCACCTCCTAGGGGATTGGGACTATGGATACGTCGACGAGGAAGAGTATTGTGGAGTTATTCAATAGTGCTGAAATGTCTTCCGATACTTTGCTGGCTACCGAAATATCGTTGGATCGATCTGATGTACGATATCATCGCGGGCGTCACCGTGGCATTGACTGCAATACCTCAAAGCATTGCGTATGGTATCCTGTCTCATCTGGGACCAGAACGTGGAATCTATTCGAATGTGCTGGGTTGCCTAGCGTATACCGTTTTCGGTAGCGTGAAAGACGTAACTATCGCTCCTACATCGCTTACGGCCATAATGGTACAAGACGTAGTTAAAGAGTTAGGCTATGGAACTGCGCTGTTGACGTTCCTGGCCGCTATAGTGACCATCTCGTTCGGTGCACTGAATCTGGGTGTGCTCGTAAGATTCATTTCGATCCCTGTCGTCATGGGGTTCACGAGTGCAGCCTGTCTGACGATTGGCAGTGCACAAATACGCACCTTGCTAGGAATAAAGACACAAGGCAAACGAAGCGATTTTGTTACGTCTTGGACAAATGTGTTTACACATTTGAACGAAGTTCGTTTGCCCGATTGTCTGCTCGGTGGATGTTCGATAGTATTTCTTGTGTTGTTCCGA TTAACAAAAAACCTGGGACAAGGTAGATggcgatatttttttaaatttctgtGTTTGCTTCGAAATGCAATCATCGTGATAATAGGTGCTGCGTTGGCTTATTGTTTAACGACAGATATGGATAATCCTGTATTTAATTTGACTGGACATGTTCCAGCGGGACTGCCTTCATTCCAAGTGCCTCCCTTCTCCTATACCAACGAGAATGGTACCGAGTACAGTTTCGGTGAAATGATAGGCGTAATGCGGTTGTCAATAATAACGATCCCACTGGTAACAACATTAGAAATCGTGTCGGTTGCTAAAGCTTTCTCACAGGGAAAGGTTATTGATGCGACACAAGAAATGATTGCCCTCGGAATGTCGAATCTATTGGTATCATTCTGTTCACCTCTACCCGTGGCTGGTTCATTCACCAGGTCGGCCTTAAATCATAACAGTGGCGTTCGAACAACGATGAGTTGTGCGATCACGGCAATCGTGTTGATGCTTGCACTGGAATTTCTTACTGGTGCGCTGTACTATATTCCAAAAGCTACACTTGGGGCTGTAGTAGTATCTGCGATGCTTTTTATGATCGATTACGAAGAAATCGGCAATAtttggcgaacgaaaaaactTGACATGATTCCCTTCCTAGCAACGGCGCTCGCATGCTTGTTCTACGAACTGGACTACGGCATTTTAGTCGGAATTGGCATTAACGGTTGCTTCTTGCTGTATCTTATGTCAAGTCCGCGTTTATCGGCTGAGGAATTTCAGTTGTCTGAATTACGTGTTTTACTAGTGTGCATCGATCAATCGCTTGTCTTTTCATCTGCCGAAGCTCTTCGAAATTGGGTACTGAAGCAAATCGATCAGCGTAATCATATCGATTTAGTGGTGATTAACGGAGAAAACGTCCATTTTGCCGATACGACTGTAGCAAAGAATTTCGTCAGTATTGAACAAGATCTTGCGGTACGCCACATTCGTCTGATGTTATGGCGTTTCGAAGCAAATGTAGCGTTCTCACTGTTACGCTTGCGCAAGGAACTTTTTATCACGATGCTGAGGGCAGAGTTGTTACTTCCGGAAGCCGTAGCGCGATGGAAACATCTTCATTATCTTCCGTCGGATATCAGCAGCTGA
- the LOC128724587 gene encoding zinc finger protein 774-like, with amino-acid sequence MEQTAQPRSSSESELRENVPNENPETYCRLCFSETNVHPLFPQNGGLIREMTEKIRNCAGIHISVRDDYPAGLCFACLSILDEIHQFQHRSKHCDEIIRTKRGLLEQITVKVEMTEEDGVHFVPPGGGSCTGLGAGDDYANDDCLTESSIIAEAITSLNGIGELMGAFHSSTDSAAGPLLLKTESEASTGNKDHRCMVCSKLFPDREAWMVHLGDHADERPYQCMECLAQFREKRSLARHMKAVHEEVRDRQCPYCPKSFKYSHHLRYHIRTHTGEKPYVCEICNDCFSQHIQWKRHMAKHQQVRKPPPPVPIAPRSVPEERKTIKCEFCPRVFSRLQDYRRHQPSHNAHNLNLSSLQHHAQLHHLQQQQQQQQPNIQQNHIPQHQLVQHIPHNHHVPHQTTHLPQRE; translated from the exons ATGGAACAGACTGCGCAACCGAGAAGTAGTTCCGAATCTGAACTTCGCGAAAATGT CCCTAATGAAAACCCTGAAACGTATTGTCGATTATGTTTCTCCGAAACGAATGTTCATCCTCTGTTCCCGCAAAATGGAGGGCTCATCCGTGAAATGAcggaaaaaataagaaattgCGCCGGTATACATATCAGCGTACGAGACGACTACCCAGCGGGGTTATGCTTTGCGTGCCTATCAATACTAGATGAAATTCACCAGTTTCAGCATCGAAGTAAACACTGTGACGAAATTATTCGAACGAAACGTGGTCTGCTGGAGCAAATCACCGTAAAAGTGGAAATGACAGAAGAAGATGGTGTACATTTTGTCCCTCCTGGCGGGGGTAGTTGTACGGGCTTGGGTGCAGGTGACGACTACGCAAATGATGATTGTCTTACCGAAAGCAGTATTATTGCAGAAGCTATTACAAGTTTAAATGGAATCGGAGAACTTATGGGTGCATTTCACAGCAGTACCGATTCCGCAGCTGGGCCGTTACTACTGAAAACTGAATCAGAAGCTAGTACCGGCAATAAGGACCATCGATGTATGGTGTGTAGCAAACTGTTTCCCGATAGAGAGGCTTGGATGGTTCACTTAGGAGATCACGCTGACGAACGTCCGTACCAATGTATGGAGTGTCTGGCACAGTTTCGTGAAAAGCGGTCTCTCGCTCGACACATGAAAGCAGTTCACGAAGAAGTTCGCGATCGCCAGTGCCCGTACTGTCCCAAATCATTTAAATATAGCCATCATCTGCGATACCACATACGAACTCATACGGGTGAAAAACCGTATGTATGTGAAATATGTAACGATTGCTTTTCCCAACATATACAGTGGAAACGACATATGGCAAAGCATCAACAGGTTCGGAAGCCTCCGCCACCGGTACCAATAGCACCACGCAGCGTGCCTgaagaacgaaaaacgatAAAGTGTGAATTTTGTCCACGAGTATTTTCCCGCCTTCAAGACTATCGTCGGCACCAACCGAGTCATAACGCACACAATCTCAATCTCAGTTCTTTGCAGCACCATGCACAACTACATCACctccaacagcaacagcagcaacaacaaccaaataTACAACAAAATCACATCCCACAACATCAGCTAGTGCAACATATACCACATAACCACCACGTCCCACATCAAACTACTCATTTACCGCAACGGGAGTAA
- the LOC128720342 gene encoding sodium-independent sulfate anion transporter-like, whose protein sequence is MVGCNKEEKSNFRFVSRRSAGTMTSEMEESLDHREDFPDFKNLVRRKLTSLWTKETAYRRIPVLQWAPKYNFNSLISDCIAGITVGLTSIPQSIAYATVANLEPQYGLYSNFIGSFVYAMLGSVKEITVAPTAVMALMVQQPVQDLGPAGAVLSSFLSGCIMLLLGCFNFGFVVQFISMPVITGFITAAAFTIISSQLKSLMGISSSGKSSEFVDTWINLYKNIGETRLWDSILGFSSLIVLILLTLIKGRGRGRWKTFTKYLCLLRNAMIVLSGGLIAYVCSTHDMYPFKLTGKVASGLPSLELPPFETVHDGKHYDFVDMIRTLSSSIISIPLISILEIVSIGKAFSRGKLVDATQEMLSLGCCNVAGSFVCSIPTTASFARSAINSSSGVATPFGGVFTGILVLLALGLLTDYFFFIPKTTLAAVIIAAMMFIIEYRAVAEMWRTKRIDIVPFLVTVVACLFLGLEIGIVVGIAVNLCFPLYLASRPRITHRLMNVNDKTVLIVRPDSDLAFSSAEYFREKILKLVTRTIPDVVLIDGEWVKFIDSTVVRNLSSTISDLRQQERHVLLWRWDKHIRSALYRFKKHKFMPLFRNEPNAEEVMANWKPDFVNESFVSNV, encoded by the exons ATGGTGGGTTGTAATAAAGAAGAGAAGTCTAATTTCAGATTTGTAAGCCGACGTTCAGCAGGCACGATGACCTCAGAAATGGAAG AGAGTCTTGACCATCGAGAAGATTTTCCGGATTTCAAAAATCTAGTGCGACGGAAGTTAACCAGTCTGTGGACAAAAGAGACGGCTTATCGCAGAATACCGGTTTTGCAGTGGGCTCCAAAGTATAACTTTAACAGCTTAATATCTGACTGCATTGCTGGCATCACCGTTGGACTTACGTCTATCCCACAAAGCATAGCCTACGCCACTGTGGCAAATTTAGAACCTCAATATGGGTTGTATTCAAACTTTATTGGATCGTTTGTGTACGCTATGCTCGGTTCAGTAAAAGAAATAACTGTAGCCCCGACGGCTGTTATGGCGTTGATGGTTCAGCAACCAGTGCAAGATCTTGGACCAGCTGGAGCTGTATTATCGTCTTTCTTATCCGGATGtattatgctgctgctgggctgCTTCAACTTTGGATTTGTAGTGCAGTTTATATCTATGCCCGTGATCACTGGATTTataacagcagcagcttttACCATTATCAGCAGTCAATTGAAGTCACTCATGGGCATATCGTCTTCAGGAAAGTCGTCTGAATTTGTGGACACATGGATCAATTTGTACAAAAATATTGGAGAAACGCGATTATGGGATTCTATTTTGGGTTTCAGTTCCCTTATCGTACTTATTCTTTTAACT ttGATCAAAGGTCGCGGTAGAGGTCGATGGAAGACATTCACCAAATATCTGTGTTTACTCCGCAATGCTATGATTGTGCTTAGCGGTGGCTTGATTGCTTATGTATGTAGCACACACGATATGTACCCATTTAAACTGACCGGAAAAGTGGCCTCAGGATTGCCCTCTCTTGAGCTGCCACCGTTTGAAACTGTGCACGACGGAAAGCATTACGACTTCGTTGATATGATTCGAACGCTTAGCTCATCTATCATTTCTATCCCACTCATATCAATACTGGAAATTGTATCCATTGGAAAAGCTTTTTCACGAGGAAAATTAGTAGACGCTACGCAGGAAATGCTCTCATTGGGGTGCTGCAACGTCGCtggatcgtttgtttgctccatTCCAACTACTGCTTCATTTGCAAGATCTGCTATTAACAGCAGCAGTGGAGTGGCTACGCCGTTTGGAGGAGTTTTCACCGGTATTCTGGTCTTGCTGGCACTCGGATTGCTGAcggattattttttctttattcccAAAACTACATTGGCTGCAGTTATTATTGCTGCAATGATGTTTATCATTGAGTACAGAGCTGTCGCAGAAATGTGGCGAACCAAACGCATAGACATTGTACCATTTCTTGTAACAGTGGTGGCATGTCTATTTTTGGGGCTAGAGATTGGAATAGTTGTCGGAATAGCAGTAAACCTGTGCTTTCCACTCTATTTAGCATCGCGACCCCGGATTACTCATCGACTTATGAAC GTTAACGACAAAACGGTTTTGATCGTGCGTCCCGATAGTGATTTAGCATTCTCATCTGCGGAATATTTCCGTGAAAAAATTCTCAAATTAGTAACTCGCACCATACCGGACGTAGTACTAATCGACGGAGAATGGGTTAAATTCATAGACAGTACGGTAGTGCGGAACCTATCGAGTACTATTAGCGATCTAAGGCAACAGGAGCGCCATGTGCTACTTTGGCGTTGGGATAAACATATTCGAAGTGCATTGTATCGTTTTAAGAAACACAAATTTATGCCACTTTTTAGGAATGAACCGAATGCCGAAGAAGTGATGGCAAACTGGAAGCCAGATTTCGTAAATGAGTCGTTTGTAAGCAACGTGTAA